The genome window TGGCTTTCATTTCGCCTTTACCTTGTTAgtaaaattccatctttgccgtAAAAGTAAATCAAGTAATGAGCTCAGCAGTCAATCACATTTCCTGTCCCACACTATGACACATGAATTTCATAAGCGAGGTCAGAGACAGGGGAGGGTAGCAACCAACCCcgcaatatatttatattgtgcTTTGGTCCCCCTTTTATTATTTCCTAGCTCCATCCTTGATAAATGAGGTCTAGAACTTCTAGAACCCCAGAACAAAACAAGAATGGCCTTTCTATGcaataacaaagaaaataacAATATCTTTTCAATTTATAATCCCTCTCTTTCTCAAGCTATCATATGTTTTTTATTCACATGTTCATTGAAGGATTTTATATAGTCTCATAAAGCCCCTAAAATAAAGTAAGAGCATTCAACTAGCCACTGAAAGTTGGGGTCAGTGCAGTGGCTAACTTAACCAATATAATACCCTCTAAACAGAATAAAGGTTGCTTAAATATTCCTTTCCAAACCCTGCATGATGCCCTAGGCTTACAAATCCTACTATCCAATTACACATTAAACCTAATCACCCAGAAGAGAGTATATTTACACCCTTAAGAAAAGAAAGCTTGTAAAAATTTATCAAGGTTTTGCAATgtcattctcatttctcaataagaaaaaaatgagGACATGAGTACTAACCAGCTGGGGGACATAGTTATATCCCAGTTAGCAACAAATCAAGAGTCTGgcagataaataaataataaaattaaaaaaaaaaaaaaaaaaaaaaaaaaaaaaactggaaaCATATTTTCAATCATAAAAACAGTGCAGTGGTGGTTTTAAATGCTAACTTAGTGCATTAAATACTCCAGCTAGAAGGAAAGATATAGAGAGTCAACCAAGCTTAATTGCATACAGGTTGAACATTAAAGATGAAATCAATAAAGAAGAGGAAGACCAGACCCCCTACATATCAACATATCAACAATGTTGGTTTTAGAAAATCATGCCCATAAAAGATATTGCATTCAAAAAATTCAAGATGATATATCACATGTCTAAATGGAAAATATTGGTTACAAGCAATGACAGTCGCATACAATCATGAATCAGCTAACTTGAAACTATTGCAATGAGAAAGAGCCGATGCTCAATAGCATAAACTACTTgagcaaaaagaaaacaagcccacatgaaaaaaaataaaaaataaaagaatgctTCTCAAGAGTTGAGACAAATATGACTAAGAAAGTGTACAATTAGAAGTGGCATCTAAAACATCTGTTGAATTCTCAACTACATAGAATGGAATGAATTTAAATCAGTACACAGTTAAACATCGCAAATTTCATTTCTCAAGAAGCTTCTGTTTCATAAGGAAACACAACTGGTCTCAAAATTACATCTACTTTTATTCTTCGAtggaataaatttataaatctcACCTAGCACTGAGACAATTGAGTTCAACTATCCACCAACGTCAAGAGAAGTACATTCCCCTCATAAGAAGTTCCATAGCAATAAAGCAATCTACAACTCCTTGATCTTACTTGAAAGTTTAATGTTGTTCAAAGCAAGGACACCCCAAAAATAAACATTTTCACTTGCTTCTTCCTGAAGGGTCATGCTCTAAGCCCCTGCCAAATAGTTCACCCAAGCCAATGAGGCCACCTTTACTTAGGACTCTTTCAAACAATAGTTTACCTAAAAAGAACTACTTTATAtacacaaagaaaacaaaaataatactccataacCAATTAAAAGACAGTCTCATCAACTAAGAATAAAGAATTCAAGTGGTCAACTAGATCATAGCAGTGCAACAGTAATAAGTAACACTTTATTGCATAATAGATCATAAATGTTTTCATTAACTGTAATAATTGTCTACTCTATCACAATGCTATACAAACTTACTAAAGTTCCCCAGTAAATGCAATATAAAAAGCCACTAGTCAAGCATACTACTATGCATACTAGTGAAATTAGTATGAACAAGGGGGTTTGAATGTATAAGGCTGTGGGAGTAACAACGGACCTCTCCTTGACTCATTGTCATCCAACAGCCTTTGAACCCTCTTCTTAGCACAGTACTGCCTATCAAAATGTTTCACCTGCACACATAGAGACCAATACAAGTTGTACATCAAtggcaaaataaaataaaataattttttttttttaaaaagttgattaatttcttaaatttaCAGAACTAACCCAAGTGGGTCGGCATTGCTTCACAAATTCCTCCCTCGATTTTTTGCATTCTACTGGGTACAACAGGCCGACCGTTGCGATTTCAGTAGCTTTCTTGCGAGATTCTTTCTCCAAGCATGAATAGAACGCATCACGCGCCTATAAATCAGATTATTATTCATGATTTCTTGAATGACAAAAAAATATACCCACGAGCGCAAAGATAAAAGatttatatttgaaaattgGTAAAGCGATAAAAAACCTTGTAGCAAGATAATCGAGCTGCAGAGAGAACATCGGTTTGGATTTTGTCAGAGCCTTGTGTGGCGTAAGCTTCCAACGCCATTGAATTTGAAACAGTGAAGAGAAGAGGAGGGGAACGCCGGAGCGGAATTGCTTTCAACGGGTTTTGTGTAATTGTTAGGGCTTAGGCAATTTTGATCCAATCCGCTTCCATCCACGTGGTATAGTGTAAATTTCAGTGTGATTAATGGGATATTTGGTTTCAACGAAGAAATATTTTACTTGCCCTTtttttactttctcaacctattgaaagcTCCTCGCCTCCCTTGAGattcgatctcatgacctcccatatgaaaGAGTCATCTAAGTACAATGTGCTTGACGTCTTGACATAATTATTATAGCATTATTATTCTTAGTCATTTGTttacaaaattgtttaaataaCGTTAAATACAATAGTATTTCAGTCTATTCAgttttaaatacttttttctttttttcttagtCCTATATCTCCGTTGATTCTAGCATTAATGTAGCAcgatcattttttgtcattcgttaacaaatatgtttaaatgacatttttaagtattaaccactcaaaattcttcttttttcttcttggtaataATTTTGAGTGGTTAATAACGTCATTTTTAATgccatttaaatatatttgtttacggataacaaaaaaatgaacatgcaataataatgttaggaccaATAGGAATGTtctaaaaaaggactaaaaatggaatgtCACATAAATcaatgaccaaaaaaaaaaaagacttaactCTTAAAGCTGAATAGATCAAaagtccttgtatttaacgttaTTTAAATGGTTTTATACTTTTGTTAATGGAtgataaaaaatgatcatgccataataatactaggaccaaatatgaatgtttttgaaaaaaaaaaaggactaaaagtataCTTACACCTATGcatctaggactaaaaatggaattgaCTCTTAGGAATAATATAAAGAATGGAGGAATAATGTAAGAATGATAAGAATAGGCTTTGTGTAACTTGTTATTTCAATCCGGTTTATGAgaagaattgtaattttatgCGTGAGAAGTAATGCAAGAGTAAAGTACTCCGTAGTCCATAGTAGTTTAAATTTTAGGAAAAAGCTTAAACTAAGTTATCAAACTTGTATGGTTCGTGTAATTAGATCATCGAATAAAAATGttgtgtaattaaaatatgtgtaattaacattatttttaggTAAATTTTTGATAAACTTTTGATTTAACAtgcacataaaaaaaaaaaaaagttcaaaagctttgatttttttgttttaaatgggactctaaaaattttaaaattttatttttataattaaaagataTTTTTAACATGCCACATAATGTTCATGTCCCACCAAGTTTTTAAATACGTCATATTATATGTGAACTCCACAAGTTAACATGTTTTACCTTGAAGAAACCTACAGGTAATgtcaatatatttttaatgttaaatgatttaattgcacaatttttttttgtttgatggtCTAAGTGCACAAATTGTAAAAGTTTGATGACTTATTTAAcgtttttaataaattttattgtttggttgatgaaatataattaataagaatttttCTTCCATTGTTTAATTTACATGagaattaaaatgaaataagaagtataaatattaaaaaaaaaatctatgaaGTTATCAAGAATGGGTAAATTCGTCATCACCACTTACATTTTTTCAACGTATCATGAAATTGGAAATCCTAGGGAAGGTagcctctctctccctctccctctctctttccctctctccctccctctctctccctcccccctctctctctctcatattaCTCTTTTCTTAGggtcatacttgtgtgagaccgtctcacggatctttattcgtgagacaggtcgggccGGAGCAAATCACtatgcaaatgttatacttatatgctcaaatataacactaatcaagtatacaatttttgttacttataagagaaaaagtaatacatttataagtaatgttgacaagtgacCCTTGCTTATAAgagcaaatataatatttttgaggaaaaagtaatacttttaaatcgaaatgtaaaagtattgtatttttcatttaaagtattacatttacccttataagtaacaaaatttttagtcctgattagtattacatttaagcatataagtatgacatttgtgcatataagtgttacatttgcatattggccgatccgacccgtctcatggtgagacaaTCTCACATAAGTTTTTACCATTTTCTTATTGACAGATCATGGCAGCATCAAATTCTTACAATATGGATTCTACATCCTAACCCTAGATGAGGAGGAAATTAATCTGACCATGGGAGATAATGATGACTTAACAAACAGTACTCTTGATGACTATATATAGACTACTATCGTTTGGAAGATGCTAATGGAGAACCCAATCAAGTTTAACGTTATGAGAGATACTATGGGTACCATATAGAAATCCGGTAAAAGAATGTGTGTTAAAGAAGTTGCTCCCAATTCCTTTTTTAAACTCTTAGCTTCCACGAGGTAGATTTGAAACGAATCATGGGGATGAGCCATGATCTTTCAAATAGAACTTTGTTTTGAAAAGATTGAATATGAACCAGTCTCCATTCAAAGTTccattgataaaaaaaaaaaaattgatttatggATCTAGATAAACAAACTCCctttgaactttaatttttctcaaaGAAGATTTTGGAAGTTATAAGCTCCTATGTAGAAGAGTTCAATAAAGTTGAAAGCCCATTAACCCGCCACCCCATGGGTTCGATTGGCCAGGTTAGAGAaacatggcaaattattgcatagaccatggtctacacaactgtgtggatcaaaaataaaaggtagattatttttatattgaaagtatattatttttatactgtaggtatattatttgaccgtatatatcaaataatgtaccttcagtacaaaaataatgtaccctaaaatgaTGTAcctatagtataaaaataatgtaccttcagtataaaatttatttttggttcacacagctgtgcggaccatagtccatgcaataatgattggagaAACATCCAACCTACCCCGTCTAAAAAACAGACTAAATGCTGGGTTGGACCAATTTTAACCACTTTAAGCGGTCATTaaacctttttttattttgtgagatttataaatgaaaaaaaaatgaaaaaaaaacaaaatgaaataaatatgtGTAATATTTGCCTATTGAATGCTTGCGGTAGTAATTCTACATGTAGTCACACCCTATACTTTCATTTTTACTTTctataattgacatgttttgatTACTTAATATAATAGGAATTATGATttttatctatattttttttctttcatacacttaataatgataataaaagtttaaagtaattttttagATTCCAAGTACTCCGTAGTCCGTAGTATTTTTGTGCTTGCCCTGTTCAAATGACGCAGTCTGCAAGACTGCAACTTCCAACGGCGATGCAGTCTGAGGTGGGCCcacaaatacggagtactaataGTTATCAACggctaataaataataatcatttTGGCAATCCATTCAAATTGTACTATATTTCGCAAGTCATTCTTGGTTGCCGTGATTGTGCCCCACATTGCGCATTTAATATTGTCGACCAGTACATATAGtgtatttacaattttttttttttaaataaagaagctaattcattaatcatagactgaaacgtttacaataaagatcgatggaatgatcaaatatttcttacagtcagacatagaaacaacttccctagcatagaaaacttgattcgcgttcacaaatttgaagctgaattctttgaaggaacttaaagcttctttaatgatttggtcaaGCGTACCCAAGACTGACACTGGTTGaatagtcttgcacaccacctgagtatctatttccattcttctatccattgacaatatctccatcgggctgaactgcatatcatagttcataagagtctctttttcattgtcatgtttgtcaccCAGGATGAAATTCACGTACGCTATAACTAGTTTTATCGTTTCACGtattatgaaaaaagaactcgccaaataaacgagaggaagaaactcgtcaaaacaacgagaggaaaaatacaaaaacttcaaataaaattaaaccaataaaacaaagcaaagggaAACAACAGTGCGAATATAAGAGAGTAACGACCGGTAGCGGTGGAGATGGAGGAAAAAACAATAAATGCAAAAAAGACAATGAAGATGGACGCTACCTGAGGTGGAGAAGGCAGCCAGGGAAGACGATCGGACGCCGCCTCCGATCCGCTTGCTTCACGGAGGCGGCGGCCGTGAAGAAAACCAAGAAGAGAGAACTTCAATAGTgtatttacaattaatttataatgtatttttaattaatacataatatttttatgaataaattgAATCTGCATAATACGttagatacataatatattttttttttttgaaaatcaataatcaaatatattaaattaatagactagagatacataatatattaattataaatatattatacataatttgtgtaagtgtacaaatgatacacatttggaccacctttaattggcttaattattagtcaaaaacatAGGTTATTTTATTAGGTGATTTTGTCAGTTCGCTAGAACAGTTCTGGAGCAGTGCCAGCGAGCAGTCCAGTGGACGGGATTTATTCAAATCAGAATTCAGTCATCATGATCCTCATTTTACTCAGATCTAAACTTATGGTTGATCCTTATTTTGAGTGGTTTTCAGCTGCAAATCTTGAGGGAAGTTTGGTTATCATTTTGTCTATAAATATAGTTCAATCACATGGGTTTCTTTACAAGTTTGATGACAATTCTAATCCTACTTCAATTACTCTTTCAAATCAGTTTTCACAAGAGGATTTCACTCTGGTTTTCTACAGTTCTTCACGTGTTCTTATTCTGGTTGCTTGAAGATCCAGCCGTGTTGGTGAATCGTGATGTATTGCACAGTGTCAGCTCCAAGATAAGgaaggcttagctaggagtatttttttttgtaaccattagtgtaggatggttgttgttagactccttgtaacccttgtgatcatttagtggattgggctgacgtgaagtgccccgcaAACGTAGGAGTGGAGCTTcgaactgcgtgatcaattcTAGTGTCTGGTTCCATTTTTAtcgctttattttcttgttgtttatttatctgtttttataGTTTATTTCTTTCAGATAAATAATTGCTTTAAAATAATGTTGGAACCTTAATAGaaaattgtacattcaagacccacaatacaatttcatttaGTATCAGAGCAGGACGTACTTGTGTTGCTGCGCGGTATGGTGGGGTCCTGAGGAGGTAGGGACTAGCAAGCACTGTGGCTTGAGGGATGCCCGTGCTGATGACTGCTCCACTCCGGAGATCCGCAGGGGTGCGGGTGGGTCCTCGCGAGGAAAGGGGGACCTGGGTGGCCACCAACCAGCCGGACTGTTGCGAGGAGGGGCCGTTGCGAGGAAAGACCTGGCGGTCCTGCGGACCTGGCGGTCTGGCATTGCGGCGCGTATGCAACATATTGTATGGCGATCCTTGGGGGCGGAGTCCATCTCCCCTAGCACGAGGGCGTGCTAGATGTTGGGTGGGAGAGAGTGTCACAGACGTTTTTCTGTGACCGTGTAGTCCTAATGAATGTAAACGGACCAACTGGTGAGCTTGCTTTACAGGTGAAGGGGGCGACAATAGCGGATAAGGATGTTCTGCCTTAGACACTAAAGTCTGGCCGAGTTAGGCACGCCGACCCGATTTAGTTTGGGGAGCCTGTCGCTGGTCTAGGACTTGACGATGAAGCGGACTTATGCGATTCGACGGCACAACTGGTTGGGTGCTATTGCCGCATCCCTGATGAGCCTATGGCAAGGCAAAACCGGTTGGAACGTAGGAGGGAAGGCTGGTCGCCGGGGTATGAGAGGCCTCGGGACGCCGCACGGGCGCTGTGTGCTGCGCCGGACTCTATGCCCATGACAATTTGGATAAAATTCACACTATTCAGATCCCTTAAAGTTAAAACAAACCtacaaagttttaaattaaTACAGATAGatgaatttttagaaaaaatttcttttaatttattagttaggtataaataattaaatttgtttttgttttttaacaggAAGGGGGTTACGCAAGCCTGACTCAGGCTCTATCGATCATTCAAGGCGCCAGTAATTAAGCCGATCTCATCTTCTCTTATTTCTTTCACGATAGACGCTGGGGTAGTCATCCAACAAAATCGTGCTCTCTGTTTATTTGCGTCTTTTAACTGTgagtataaataaaattttgtttcaaCAATACTTTAGAGTTGTAATAAACATTCctttttgatctttttttataaatgtatttattaGTTCATTTTAAGTTACATGCATATTCAGTACTtcagagattttttttttaaatatcattttctaatcttattaatttttttactaatgCATTTACTAGTTAATTTTtaaaggtttatataataaaaggGAAAATCACCATTTTGATCCTCAATTGTTTTCCAATTATTGATGTGGTCTCtaattttcaattataattaatttaatttgatccttaaattgtttaaaatttcttcAATTAAATCCTTCAAAGGATCAAATTGACGCAATTATAAAAATGGGGAAGTCACCAGTTTGATCCAccgaaagggtttaattgacgaaattttaaacaattcgaggatcaaattagttgaaattgaaaactatggactacattgacagttgagaaacaattgaaggaccaaaattgtgattttccttgtaataaaatattaagtgttaaattcatattatatgttatcatttaaaagtaatataatttaaaaaaaattaattgatatgcTACATGAGTTATGGACTTATGGTAGTAGCACCAAAACACATAAGCAGCATACCGACTCCATTATATTGATTTAGACAATGGTGGAAGCATTAatcattataataaaaaataacacaagttaatatacaattataaattaaacaaattaaataatgataAAAGAGAGTAAGTAAGAGCGATATACCAATAATATAGAAAATGCCATATGGTCAGATTATGTGTTTCTTACCACATGGATCTTACATTATTAGGCCTTAAGGACAACACCATTTACAATAGTTGCCAAGCCAATTAGCTTGTAAGCAACTAAGCCTAATAGCCACATTATAAGAATCTGATTGTCTCAAGTCTCAAGGCACTCAACACAATTAAATGTTTAGCCTCCAAAATTAACataagataaataaaaataaataatataaatgaatgttaatgaaatatattacaataattgTTGACAATGTTGGGAGAGAAGAACCAGCTCTAGTGGATAActctacaaaaaataaaaggaaaaaaaagtttagtagactttagaatttaaattgagtaacaataaaaaaaaaaaaggaacaaaaacGTCAAAAAGTACcattctctaatttttcaacATCATCCAAGTTTTCCTCAATTAAGAACGGACGATTGGGTAACCTCAACTAATCTTGTGCTAAAACTAGGGCTTTCACAATTGTAGGAGTTAAGAAACTCTTAAATGCATCGAATACTCTACCACTAGTACTGAATGCACTTTCAGAGAAAATAATTGTGGATATAGGAGCTGTTAGCACATCTTGAAACATCAATATCACCAAATTTGTCCACAATATTTTCACTCAAATAAGCTACccgtccaccttgcaaggtggacccaggtccaaaaCGCACATATGGAATAACGGTGTCGTTAGTGGCGTCGTTTCCTCAGCCAATGATATTtttttgtgaatataaagtttaaaaattgtgaatatagattcaaaaattgtgttatactgttgaatatagagttatgtaattgtgaatataaagttctttaattgtgaatatagagttttgaaattgtgaatataaagagttctaaaattgtgaatatggagttatgtaattgtgaatattgagttttgtattttgtatattgagatctaaaattgtgaatattcagttctaaaattgtgagtattcacttctaaaattgtgaatatagagttctaaaattgtgaatatagagttaacaaaaattatgaatatagatgaATGAATTCTGAAGACAAACGACAAGGAAGGAagcaactttttttaaaaaaatcagagAGTGTTGTTTTGAAGCAAAACGACGCTGTtttggacccgagtccatgacataacaacccTACTACTCCACCACCACTTTCAATTCTTAGTCTTTTCAACTGAATTTTCAACCTAGCTAGACTGAGTTGTACCAATTGTAAATTGAGAATAGACATATGTCCACTTTATCTCTAGGTCCAAAATATTAGCATAAAACATCATGAAGTTAATTTTTATAGGAACCCCCGATATTTTTCAAACTTGTTTTTTATTTGGGACCCCATTGCTTattaaaaacaatgcaaaattgcaaaatatcataaaatatattaccttttaatatactcggatcaaacaattaaaaaaagaagaaggaataagggtcaaataggccatcgaacttttttttcaaaaaataattggGTCCTTGAACTttacaaaatcatgcaattgaaCCAATAATGACCTATTTACCTGTCGATGGTTGACGTGGCAGTTatcgaattaaaaataaaaaattttaaaaataataaaataataataataaaaaacgcCAAACCTCTTCGTCTCCAGGCTGATGGAggttttttattgatttattttttattttttttatttttaaatttaaaattgtgaaaataatttttttttaaaaaataatttgtaatatgGTAACCGCTACATCAGCCATCAACAGGTAAGCAAGTAATTTTTGAttcaattgcatgattttgCAATGTTCAGGGACTCAATTGTAGGTTTTTTGAGTTCGATTGTCCAAATGcaattttgtgtgtagttcgATGAATTTTAAGGGTCTTCTAATCATAAATATACAatcatatatcaattttttttcaaattcatcGTGTATATGGGAAACCCAAAAATTAGGACTCACTTAAAAATTAGGGCTCACGTATTCATCATAGACATTACATATTTACAGATTTACATAATACTTCAAACACTAGAACACAAGTTAAGAACCCTTGAACATATACAacaacattattaaaaaaaggtTTGCGATTTACTTGTTTTCTCCAAATTTTTTGAAAGAACTAATGCTTCAagatatcattttttttccagtttCTACAGTTCAACTACATAAACACCGACATATATGAGAGTCCAAGGCTTGCAGGCTAACAAGTTTCCACCACGGCacaaccgacgttaaaagtgtaatatttatgtcaaaaaaatgtgatacttttgatgaaaaatataatatttattttaaaataaaaatgtaatattaagatTTGAAGAGTTGCTTAGGATGAAAATTGCAATACATGTGtagaaaatgtaacacttatcaAGAATTTGACACGTCTCACATATGAGAATATGTAAAACGATGTCGTCGAAAATTTTGCCTAAAAAGATATACTCTTATCGGGTATAACTATATTTGATAAAGCTAATTCAGTCCTGTGTACTCTGAATGTATGTATAACAATATATGTGTATGGTAGAATAGATCAAAGAATTTAGCTTAAAGAAGCCCTTTATTCAGTGCTCTTGAATAGTGCAGTTTAGAGAGAATATAGAGCATGATGTTTTGTGAGTTTTTAgagagaagatgagaggggcCAAAAGCCCCCTTCATGAAGAACTCCAATCCTTTATATAGGGCTAATAATTGTATAATACCCttaacatacatatattttttgtaggGCGATATATTTGGGGTATATTCCATatcaatattattgttattatttttgagtactattgactctgttacaatgtagtatatgttcataactattttctcagcTTATTACAGCACAATCGTCCCCGTTGGGATTCAAATTGATGACCTCCCGTTTAGGAGAGCCActtcgtgccactagatcacaaggtcattgacatattattattattttttaaaaaatatgaaattccaaaagcttattcaaaaa of Ipomoea triloba cultivar NCNSP0323 chromosome 3, ASM357664v1 contains these proteins:
- the LOC116013790 gene encoding uncharacterized protein LOC116013790 isoform X2, with the protein product MALEAYATQGSDKIQTDVLSAARLSCYKARDAFYSCLEKESRKKATEIATVGLLYPVECKKSREEFVKQCRPTWVKHFDRQYCAKKRVQRLLDDNESRRGA
- the LOC116013790 gene encoding uncharacterized protein LOC116013790 isoform X1; translated protein: MALEAYATQGSDKIQTDVLSAARLSCYKARDAFYSCLEKESRKKATEIATVGLLYPVECKKSREEFVKQCRPTWVKHFDRQYCAKKRVQRLLDDNESRRGPLLLPQPYTFKPPCSY